In Phaeobacter inhibens DSM 16374, the following proteins share a genomic window:
- the pdxA gene encoding 4-hydroxythreonine-4-phosphate dehydrogenase PdxA translates to MSRPARPLPIALSCGEPAGIGPELAVKAWQDLRDSCPFLWLGDPRHLPTGTDWQEIDNAAEAVDVSASAMPVLRVDFAAPTVPGQLNPDNAAGVIRAIEAGVALVQSGEASALCTAPIHKKALMDGAQFPFPGHTEFLAHLGNVQNVVMMLASPALRVVPATIHIALAEVPKALTADRLRATIEITAQGLRDQFGLAHPRIAIAGLNPHAGEEGAMGHEELDWMRTLIADMQGGAYTLSGPHPADTMFHAAARARYDAAICMYHDQALIPIKTLDFDRGVNVTLGLPFIRTSPDHGTACDIAGQGIANPSSLIEALRLAQSMACS, encoded by the coding sequence ATGAGCCGCCCTGCCCGCCCCTTGCCCATCGCGCTCAGCTGTGGGGAACCGGCGGGCATTGGCCCGGAACTGGCGGTGAAGGCCTGGCAGGACTTGCGCGACAGTTGCCCGTTCCTGTGGTTGGGCGATCCTCGACACCTGCCCACGGGAACAGACTGGCAAGAGATCGACAATGCCGCTGAGGCCGTCGATGTCAGTGCCAGCGCTATGCCTGTGTTGCGGGTCGACTTTGCTGCCCCAACCGTGCCCGGACAGCTCAACCCCGACAATGCCGCCGGTGTCATCCGTGCTATTGAGGCCGGTGTCGCGCTGGTGCAATCCGGCGAGGCCAGCGCGCTCTGTACCGCGCCGATCCACAAGAAGGCGCTGATGGATGGGGCGCAGTTTCCCTTCCCCGGCCATACCGAATTCCTTGCCCATCTCGGCAATGTGCAGAATGTGGTGATGATGCTGGCCAGCCCGGCGCTGCGGGTGGTGCCTGCCACCATCCATATTGCCCTCGCGGAGGTGCCAAAGGCGCTGACCGCCGACCGCCTGCGGGCCACGATCGAAATCACCGCCCAGGGGCTGCGCGATCAGTTTGGCCTGGCGCACCCCCGGATCGCAATTGCGGGCCTAAATCCCCATGCCGGCGAAGAGGGCGCCATGGGCCACGAAGAACTGGATTGGATGCGCACGCTGATTGCCGATATGCAGGGCGGCGCCTATACGCTCTCTGGGCCGCACCCTGCCGACACGATGTTCCATGCAGCGGCCCGCGCCCGCTACGACGCGGCGATCTGCATGTATCACGATCAGGCGCTGATCCCGATCAAGACGCTGGATTTCGACCGCGGCGTCAATGTCACGCTGGGGTTGCCCTTCATCCGCACCTCGCCGGACCATGGCACCGCCTGCGATATCGCTGGACAGGGCATTGCCAACCCCTCCAGCCTGATCGAGGCGCTGCGGCTGGCACAGTCTATGGCGTGCAGTTGA
- the rsmA gene encoding 16S rRNA (adenine(1518)-N(6)/adenine(1519)-N(6))-dimethyltransferase RsmA, with product MSAIDSLPPLREVIETHQLLARKSLGQNFLLDLNLTAKIARQAGDLSECDVLEIGPGPGGLTRGLLAEGARRVLAVEKDSRCIPALAEISDAYPGRLQVIEGDALEVNPLTHLTPPIRIAANLPYNVGTELLVRWLTPKAWPPFWQSLTLMFQREVAERIVAVPGSKAYGRLALLAQWRADARIVLSLPPEAFSPPPKVHSAVVHLKALEAPRYPADAGTLNKVVAAAFNQRRKMLRASLKSVSPDIEDHLNAVGIPPTERAEQVGLEAFCALARSLKPLD from the coding sequence ATGAGCGCTATCGACTCCCTTCCTCCCCTGCGTGAGGTGATCGAGACTCACCAGCTTCTGGCGCGCAAATCGCTGGGCCAGAACTTTCTTCTGGATCTGAACCTGACCGCAAAAATCGCCCGTCAGGCCGGCGATCTCAGCGAATGTGATGTGCTGGAAATCGGCCCTGGTCCCGGTGGTCTGACCCGTGGTCTGCTGGCAGAGGGTGCGCGCCGCGTATTGGCGGTGGAGAAGGACAGTCGCTGCATTCCCGCGCTGGCGGAGATTTCCGACGCCTATCCCGGGCGGTTACAAGTGATCGAGGGCGACGCGCTGGAGGTGAACCCCCTTACCCATCTGACACCGCCGATCCGCATCGCCGCCAATCTGCCCTACAACGTCGGCACCGAGCTGCTGGTGCGCTGGCTGACGCCGAAGGCCTGGCCGCCGTTCTGGCAGAGCCTGACCCTGATGTTCCAGCGTGAGGTCGCGGAGCGGATCGTGGCCGTGCCGGGCAGCAAGGCCTATGGGCGACTGGCGTTGCTGGCGCAATGGCGCGCGGATGCCCGTATCGTACTGTCGCTGCCGCCCGAAGCCTTCAGCCCGCCGCCCAAGGTCCATAGCGCGGTGGTGCATCTGAAAGCGCTTGAGGCGCCGCGCTATCCGGCAGATGCCGGAACCCTGAACAAGGTGGTGGCCGCAGCCTTCAACCAGCGCCGCAAGATGCTGCGCGCCAGTCTCAAGAGCGTCAGCCCAGATATCGAGGATCACCTGAATGCCGTTGGTATTCCGCCAACCGAGCGCGCCGAGCAGGTCGGGCTGGAGGCCTTCTGTGCTCTGGCCCGCAGCCTGAAGCCTCTGGACTAG
- the prmC gene encoding peptide chain release factor N(5)-glutamine methyltransferase, whose protein sequence is MNAPQTAAQAMAAAAARLRAAGVPDPARDARVLLAHAARIEASRVTLIAPEDLAPEIAERYEQLIALRAIRVPVSHLIGEREFYGRRFKVSGDVLDPRPETECLIEAALAEPFSRVLDLGLGSGCILVTLLAEQANATGVGVDLSEAACLQASANAVLHRVEPRAEVLQSDWFSAVDGQFDLIVSNPPYIALDEMSDLSDEVRGHEPEMALTDGGDGLAAYRVIAAELGGYLAPQGRVFLEIGPTQGAAVSDLLLSAGLKEVRIIQDLDGRDRVVCGRGCGENTS, encoded by the coding sequence ATGAACGCGCCGCAGACAGCCGCTCAGGCGATGGCCGCTGCGGCTGCACGACTGCGCGCGGCTGGCGTTCCGGATCCCGCGCGTGATGCGCGTGTTCTACTCGCCCACGCCGCCCGGATCGAGGCCAGCCGTGTCACGTTGATTGCACCCGAAGATCTGGCGCCGGAGATTGCCGAACGCTATGAGCAGCTGATTGCCCTGCGCGCCATCCGGGTCCCGGTCTCGCATCTGATCGGCGAGCGGGAATTCTACGGGCGACGGTTCAAGGTCTCCGGCGATGTGCTGGATCCGCGCCCGGAAACCGAATGCCTGATCGAGGCGGCACTGGCCGAACCCTTCTCGCGGGTTCTGGACCTTGGCCTCGGATCCGGGTGCATTCTGGTCACCCTGCTGGCAGAGCAGGCCAACGCAACCGGTGTCGGCGTGGACCTGAGCGAGGCCGCCTGTCTGCAGGCTAGCGCCAATGCGGTGCTGCACAGGGTCGAGCCGCGCGCCGAAGTCCTGCAATCAGACTGGTTTTCGGCGGTGGACGGCCAATTTGATCTGATCGTCTCCAACCCGCCCTATATTGCGCTGGATGAAATGTCCGACCTGTCAGATGAAGTGCGCGGGCATGAGCCTGAGATGGCGCTGACCGATGGTGGCGACGGGCTTGCGGCCTATCGCGTCATCGCGGCGGAGCTTGGCGGCTATCTGGCGCCGCAGGGGCGGGTGTTTTTGGAAATCGGCCCGACACAAGGCGCCGCCGTGAGCGATCTTCTGTTGTCGGCAGGGCTAAAAGAGGTCCGTATCATCCAGGATCTCGATGGGCGCGATCGGGTGGTTTGTGGCCGCGGCTGTGGCGAAAACACCTCCTAA
- the prfA gene encoding peptide chain release factor 1 — MIPEDRLEQILQRFQYLEAAMAEGVAGADIAALAKEYSDLRPVAEQITAYRRLLSDLDEAEQMLADPDMAELAEEELPQLRAALPEAEHALQLALLPRDEADARPAMLEIRPGTGGDEAALFAGDLLRMYQRYAEARGWGFEIIEEQTTELGGLKEVVAHVKGENVFARLKYESGVHRVQRVPVTESGGRIHTSAATVAVLPEAEDVDLRIDPGDLRIDTMRASGAGGQHVNTTDSAVRITHIPTGIIVVSSEKSQHRNREIAMQVMRTRLYDLERQRIDSERSADRASQVGSGDRSERIRTYNFPQGRMSDHRINLTLYKLDQIMQGDLDEIIDALTADDQARLLAEMGQ; from the coding sequence ATGATCCCCGAAGACCGCCTTGAACAGATTTTGCAACGGTTCCAGTATCTTGAGGCCGCAATGGCCGAGGGTGTTGCCGGTGCGGATATCGCGGCTTTGGCCAAGGAATATTCCGATCTGCGCCCGGTTGCGGAGCAGATCACCGCCTATCGCCGCTTGCTCTCCGATCTGGATGAGGCCGAACAGATGCTGGCTGATCCCGATATGGCAGAGCTGGCCGAAGAGGAGCTGCCGCAGCTGCGCGCCGCCCTGCCTGAGGCGGAACACGCGCTGCAACTGGCGCTTCTGCCCCGCGATGAGGCGGACGCGCGCCCGGCTATGCTGGAAATCCGCCCCGGCACCGGCGGCGATGAGGCAGCCCTTTTTGCCGGTGATCTCCTACGCATGTATCAGCGCTACGCCGAGGCACGGGGCTGGGGGTTTGAGATCATTGAAGAGCAGACCACCGAATTGGGCGGGCTGAAAGAAGTGGTGGCCCATGTGAAGGGCGAAAACGTCTTTGCCCGGCTGAAGTATGAATCCGGTGTCCACCGCGTGCAACGGGTGCCCGTGACAGAATCCGGGGGCCGCATTCACACCTCCGCTGCTACCGTCGCCGTGTTGCCCGAGGCGGAAGATGTGGATCTGCGCATTGATCCCGGCGACCTGCGGATCGACACCATGCGGGCCTCCGGCGCCGGCGGTCAGCATGTGAACACCACCGATTCTGCCGTGCGGATCACCCATATTCCGACCGGCATCATCGTTGTCAGCTCTGAGAAATCCCAGCACCGCAACCGCGAGATTGCCATGCAGGTGATGCGGACGCGGCTCTATGATCTGGAACGGCAGCGGATTGACAGCGAACGCTCAGCGGATCGCGCCAGTCAGGTCGGTTCCGGGGATCGCTCCGAACGGATCCGGACCTATAACTTTCCGCAGGGGCGGATGTCGGATCACCGCATCAATCTGACGCTCTATAAACTGGATCAGATCATGCAGGGCGATCTGGATGAAATCATCGACGCGCTGACGGCGGATGATCAGGCGCGGCTTCTGGCCGAGATGGGCCAATGA
- a CDS encoding DUF4167 domain-containing protein, protein MRSSKSRSRSKSNRNRPAGANVVNRVFDSSGPEGKVRGTPQQIIDKYNQLARDAQLSNDRVATENFQQHAEHYLRMLNEAQREIDARREEQERQNRERQAERDRERAERLERQEREAGSRSDDPAAAPQPEVMDPRDSNGDSGLVETPESRDQAAAEGDSKPQKPQVRKPRSRKPKAEGGKAEGGKADESKGDDTAETASTQSAPADAGEAAPAPERKPAPRRKPKPKPSAEDAPEAAE, encoded by the coding sequence ATGAGATCGTCCAAATCACGTTCGCGTTCCAAGTCGAACCGGAATCGCCCAGCAGGCGCAAATGTTGTCAACCGTGTGTTCGACAGCTCTGGCCCTGAGGGTAAGGTTCGCGGAACGCCGCAACAGATCATCGATAAATACAATCAACTGGCGCGCGATGCCCAGTTGAGCAATGATCGTGTTGCCACCGAGAATTTTCAACAGCACGCCGAACATTACCTGCGCATGCTAAATGAAGCCCAACGCGAAATCGATGCGCGCCGTGAAGAGCAGGAGCGGCAAAACCGCGAGCGCCAGGCAGAGCGTGATCGCGAACGCGCCGAGCGGCTGGAGCGTCAGGAGCGCGAGGCGGGCAGCCGCAGCGATGATCCGGCAGCAGCCCCTCAGCCAGAAGTCATGGACCCGCGCGACAGCAACGGTGACAGCGGTCTGGTGGAAACCCCCGAGAGCCGCGATCAGGCCGCAGCGGAGGGTGACAGCAAGCCGCAAAAGCCTCAGGTCCGCAAACCGCGCAGCCGCAAGCCCAAGGCAGAGGGCGGCAAGGCTGAAGGTGGAAAAGCAGACGAGTCCAAAGGCGATGACACTGCAGAAACTGCAAGCACGCAGAGCGCGCCAGCAGACGCAGGCGAGGCTGCCCCGGCACCGGAGCGCAAACCTGCGCCTCGTCGCAAGCCGAAGCCGAAACCCTCGGCCGAGGATGCGCCTGAGGCCGCAGAATAA
- a CDS encoding peptidylprolyl isomerase has protein sequence MQKHLSFRPQDSAPFVQRLTQSAAAIALATAVMFGPAPAAAQGLFAPAVTVNDAVVTNYELQQRARFLTLLRDPGDPQKKAREDLILDRLKLDVLAQAGIEPTEEEIVEGMTELAGRANLSLQEFLNVLGQNGVAPETLRDFTRVGIAWREYVAARYLAQARPSEEEIDRAMGLAGSGGVEVLLSELIMPINAQNAAQVEEIAQQVSRITTTGAFSQAAQQYSATATRQSGGRLPWMPLTNLPPQLQQVVLGLRPGEVTAPLPLDGAVALFQLRDLRETSGAAPSYAAIEYAAYYLPGGRTPEALAAGTKVANAIDTCDDLYGVAKDQDPSVLDRETLAPAEIPQDIAIELAKLDPNETSLALTRNNGQTLMLLMLCGRTAEVNAEASRESVGNALTQQRLGAFADSLLEQLKADARISDE, from the coding sequence ATGCAAAAACACCTGAGTTTCCGGCCCCAAGATTCGGCCCCCTTCGTTCAGCGCCTGACCCAGAGCGCAGCAGCCATTGCCTTGGCAACGGCGGTCATGTTTGGCCCGGCGCCTGCGGCGGCGCAGGGGCTGTTCGCCCCGGCTGTGACGGTAAACGACGCAGTGGTCACCAATTATGAGCTGCAGCAGCGCGCCCGCTTCCTGACGCTGCTGCGCGATCCGGGCGATCCGCAGAAAAAGGCCCGCGAGGATCTGATCCTCGACCGGCTGAAGCTGGATGTGCTGGCGCAGGCCGGGATTGAACCGACGGAAGAAGAGATCGTCGAAGGCATGACCGAGCTGGCCGGGCGTGCCAATCTCAGCCTGCAGGAATTCCTGAATGTGCTGGGTCAGAACGGCGTGGCACCTGAAACCCTGCGGGATTTCACCCGCGTGGGCATCGCATGGCGCGAATATGTCGCCGCCCGCTATCTGGCACAGGCCCGCCCCAGCGAGGAAGAGATCGACCGCGCCATGGGGCTGGCCGGCTCTGGCGGGGTTGAGGTGCTTCTGTCTGAGCTGATCATGCCGATCAACGCGCAGAACGCAGCCCAGGTTGAGGAAATCGCCCAACAGGTGAGCCGGATCACCACCACCGGCGCCTTCTCACAGGCAGCACAGCAATATTCCGCAACGGCCACCCGGCAAAGCGGCGGTCGGCTGCCCTGGATGCCGCTGACCAACCTGCCGCCGCAGTTGCAACAAGTGGTTCTGGGCCTGCGCCCGGGCGAGGTGACCGCCCCGCTGCCGCTGGATGGGGCCGTCGCCCTGTTCCAGTTGCGTGATCTGCGCGAAACCAGCGGTGCAGCGCCCAGCTACGCCGCTATCGAATACGCAGCCTACTACCTGCCCGGAGGCCGCACCCCCGAGGCGCTGGCCGCAGGCACCAAGGTTGCAAACGCCATCGACACCTGTGACGATCTTTACGGCGTGGCCAAGGATCAGGATCCGTCTGTGCTGGACCGTGAAACGCTGGCCCCTGCGGAGATCCCGCAGGATATCGCCATTGAACTGGCCAAACTGGATCCCAATGAGACCTCGCTGGCGCTGACCCGCAACAATGGCCAGACCCTGATGCTGCTGATGCTGTGTGGCCGCACCGCAGAGGTGAACGCCGAAGCCAGCCGCGAAAGCGTCGGCAACGCGCTGACCCAGCAGCGGCTGGGGGCCTTTGCCGACAGCCTGCTGGAGCAGCTGAAAGCTGACGCGCGGATCAGCGACGAATGA